In one window of Gopherus evgoodei ecotype Sinaloan lineage chromosome 9, rGopEvg1_v1.p, whole genome shotgun sequence DNA:
- the LOC115657819 gene encoding endothelin receptor type B-like, producing the protein MWLRFGVPSSMARIPTSVVLAICLTCIFSSVCSQTPRNVKESTIPFKVLHQEQVYSLIQSSLFQDVKASSNQSNDTPGNAQSQLPLPTMCIKPAEIRHIFKYINTIVSCTIFMVGIIGNSTLLRIIYKNKCMRNGPNVLIASLALGDLLYILIALPINVYKLLAEDWPFGVQVCKLVPFIQKASVGITVLSLCALSIDRYRAVASWSRIQGIGIPMWKAVEVMLIWAAAFVLAVPEAIAFDMVELNYREQMLWVCMLSAEQNSRFTLFYRDVKDWWLFGFYFCLPLACTGVFYTLMSCEMLSKRNGMRIAFNDHMKRRREVAKTVFCLVVIFALCWLPLHLSRILKKTIYDQTDPNRCELLSFLLVMDYFGINMASLNSCINPIALYFVSRKFKNCFQSCLCCWCQRPALSSTPMDDKGTVGKWKANGQELGLDRSSSHLSNKYSSS; encoded by the exons ATGTGGCTGAGGTTTGGTGTTCCATCCTCAATGGCTAGAATCCCAACGTCTGTAGTACTAGCCATTTGCCTGACTTGCATCTTCTCAAGCGTCTGCAGTCAGACCCCGAGGAACGTCAAGGAGAGCACGATTCCATTTAAGGTTCTACACCAGGAGCAGGTTTACAGTCTTATCCAATCAAGCTTGTTCCAGGATGTCAAAGCCTCCTCCAACCAGTCGAATGACACCCCTGGAAACGCTCAGTCACAGCTACCCCTGCCCACTATGTGTATAAAGCCTGCTGAAATCAGACACATCTTCAAGTACATCAATACCATCGTGTCCTGCACCATCTTCATGGTGGGCATCATCGGCAACTCCACCCTGCTGAGGATCATTTACAAGAACAAATGCATGAGGAATGGGCCCAATGTCCTCATTGCTAGCTTGGCTCTTGGGGACCTTCTGTACATCCTCATAGCTCTTCCCATCAATGTGTACAAG CTATTGGCAGAAGACTGGCCATTCGGCGTTCAGGTGTGCAAGCTGGTTCCATTCATTCAGAAGGCATCTGTGGGCATCACCGTCCTCAGCCTCTGTGCACTCAGCATAGACAG GTACAGAGCCGTGGCCTCCTGGAGCCGGATCCAGGGCATAGGGATCCCCATGTGGAAGGCAGTCGAGGTGATGCTGATCTGGGCTGCGGCTTTCGTCCTGGCTGTCCCTGAAGCCATTGCCTTCGACATGGTGGAGCTGAACTATCGCGAGCAGATGCTCTGGGTCTGCATGCTGTCCGCTGAACAGAACTCCAGATTCACCCTG TTCTACAGGGATGTGAAAGACTGGTGGCTTTTTGGCTTCTATTTCTGCCTGCCTCTGGCATGCACCGGTGTCTTCTATACCCTCATGTCCTGCGAGATGCTGAGCAAGAGGAATGGCATGAGAATTGCCTTCAATGACCACATGAAGCGG CGCCGGGAGGTTGCCAAGACAGTGTTCTGCCTGGTGGTGATCTTCGCACTCTGCTGGCTGCCTCTCCACCTGAGTAGGATCCTGAAGAAGACCATCTATGACCAGACCGACCCCAACAGATGTGAATTGCTGAG TTTCCTCCTGGTGATGGACTACTTTGGTATCAACATGGCCTCCCTGAATTCCTGCATCAATCCCATAGCTCTCTACTTCGTCAGCCGGAAATTCAAGAACTGCTTTCAG TcctgtctgtgctgctggtgccagAGACCAGCCTTGAGCAGCACACCAATGGATGATAAGGGAACTGTTGGGAAGTGGAAAGCCAACGGGCAGGAATTGGGGCTGGACCGAAGCAGCTCCCACCTGAGTAATAAGTACAGCTCTTCCTAA